From Equus przewalskii isolate Varuska chromosome 28, EquPr2, whole genome shotgun sequence, a single genomic window includes:
- the TRIML2 gene encoding probable E3 ubiquitin-protein ligase TRIML2 — translation MSKRLSPQLQQKIPEDAYCEKHLEPLLLFCDDDQIILCGKCFQSQEHRHHVVYGVQEAAENYKMLFQKISNTLKEKLEVVKSMLADEQERMEEEQNFKEMIESEYRLMFRLMIEEKEVNFRGLHGYVFNLNLREPSLNQLTEFAAELKEKFQETLQRLNDLGRENLNKLKESETRLSEQICSLQQIPVELEKKCGESNSALLQNARYSLERGESLLLQCLQPAQTADLSSCQITGMSEMLKVFQRPITLDPKTAHPCLVLSEDLRSIRLRNIQQHVPSNPGRFDFSASVLGVESFSSGRHYWEVDVEKATKWQLGICEDSASGKSDAPKASGDKVLLTGSMMGADFTFWVFPPLRKVFLREQMHKVGVFLDYEYGQISFYDVTKGSLIYNFSCLTFQGAVRPLFSLCIPNGGTNSDSLSICLPRVSS, via the exons ATGTCCAAAAGGCTCAGCCCCCAGTTACAGCAAAAGATCCCAGAAGATGCCTACTGTGAGAAACACCTGGAACCGCTGCTGCTGTTCTGTGATGACGACCAAATCATACTTTGTGGCAAGTGCTTCCAGTCCCAGGAGCATAGGCATCACGTGGTGTATGGAGTGCAAGAGGCCGCAGAGAATTACAAG ATGTTATTCCAGAAGATATCAAACACGTTGAAGGAGAAACTTGAAGTAGTTAAAAGCATGTTGGCTGATGAGCAAGAAAGAATG gaagaggagcagaatTTTAAAGAGATGATTGAGTCTGAATATAGGCTTATGTTCCGGTTGATGATTGAAGAGAAAGAGGTGAACTTCCGGGGCCTTCATGGGTATGTATTCAACCTGAACTTGAGAGAACCTAGTCTGAATCAACTGACTGAGTTTGCTGCAGAGCTAAAGGAGAAGTTCCAGGAAACGCTGCAG AGACTGAACGATCTGgggagagagaatctgaataaactgaAGGAGAGCGAGACCAGGCTCTCTGAACAGATCTGCAGTCTCCAACAGATCCCTGTAGAGTTAGAGAAGAAGTGTGGGGAATCCAACTCAGCACTGCTCCAG AATGCAAGATATTCTTTGGAAAG GGGTGAGTCGCTGCTGCTTCAGTGTCTACAGCCCGCCCAAACTGCAGACCTGAGTTCGTGCCAAATAACAGGAATGAGCGAAATGCTCAAAGTGTTCCAAA GACCTATAACTTTGGATCCAAAAACAGCTCATCCCTGTCTGGTCCTATCCGAGGATCTGAGAAGTATAAGACTCAGAAACATCCAGCAGCATGTGCCTAGCAACCCAGGGAGATTTGACTTCAGTGCCTCTGTGTTGGGTGTGGAGAGCTTCTCCTCAGGGAGGCACTACTGGGAGGTGGATGTGGAAAAGGCAACGAAGTGGCAGTTGGGTATATGTGAAGACTCTGCCAGCGGAAAGAGTGACGCACCCAAAGCTTCTGGAGATAAAGTCCTACTCACAGGATCCATGATGGGAGCTGACTTTACCTTCTGGGTCTTTCCTCCTTTAAGAAAGGTCTTCTTGAGAGAGCAAATGCACAAAGTTGGAGTTTTCCTAGATTATGAGTATGGGCAAATATCATTCTATGATGTGACAAAGGGATCCctcatttataatttctcttgTCTCACCTTCCAAGGAGCTGTcaggcctctgttttctctttgtatccCAAATGGAGGCACAAATTCGGACTCTCTCAGCATCTGCCTCCCTCGTGTTTCTTCTTGA